In Paraburkholderia flagellata, a genomic segment contains:
- a CDS encoding BON domain-containing protein codes for MKTALVSTLALLISGAIAPVAHAQGDAQATDQQLAHAVRVAEARSGVGMSHVFVFAHSGQITLVGWVPEREHVARAEQSAMSVPGVTSVDNRLSPDGGSLGAH; via the coding sequence GTGAAAACAGCCCTTGTTTCTACGCTCGCGTTGCTAATCTCGGGCGCAATCGCGCCGGTGGCCCATGCCCAGGGTGATGCGCAAGCCACTGACCAGCAGCTTGCCCATGCCGTGCGCGTCGCGGAGGCGCGCAGCGGCGTCGGGATGTCACACGTGTTTGTCTTTGCTCACTCAGGACAGATCACGCTGGTGGGATGGGTGCCAGAGCGGGAACATGTCGCGCGTGCCGAACAGAGTGCGATGTCGGTGCCCGGTGTCACCTCGGTGGACAATCGGCTCTCCCCAGATGGAGGCTCGTTGGGCGCACATTGA